AACCAATACCATCTATAATACTCTTACCTTTATTACTAAAAAAACATCTCTTTTCATAATCTAAACTCAAAATATTCTTTTTAATATTATTAATATCGGAATTTATTATAATATTATTTTTAGATAAATATTTCCCTAGGTTTACTTGATTTTCTGCTAATACAAGTCCTATAATTGGCACTCCTAATTTTAACCCCTCGTAAATAGTGCTTCCGCATCCACATATAAGTATATCACTTTTTTTCATGACGTCACTTATTGATGGATTTTTATATAATATAACATTATCACTTTCATATTTTCTTAATGCTGCTTCATGTATAAAGGCTTGACCAATAATAATATGTATAGTAAATTCTTCATCTATTAACTGTTTTATTATTATTTCAGTTAAATTTCTATCATCACTTCCACCTAAAGTTATCATTATATTTTTCACATCACTATTTACTTCTATCGGTGTTTTCATCCTAAACTCTTCTCTAAGCAAAGTATAATCATTTCCAAGTAATAACTTAGTACTACTATTACATTTGTATTCTAACTCTTTAGCATAAGCATTTTGATTTAA
Above is a genomic segment from Clostridium bornimense containing:
- the pseG gene encoding UDP-2,4-diacetamido-2,4,6-trideoxy-beta-L-altropyranose hydrolase, whose amino-acid sequence is MMNKKVIYIRADGGSSIGMGHIMRTIILANELKKKYKIIYVCLDDKNYINGIKFIKDRGFEVKLILDEEEILKIENSIIIVDKYNLSSDYYNKLAINNKVIIFDDNCTLDFYYGNIVLNQNAYAKELEYKCNSSTKLLLGNDYTLLREEFRMKTPIEVNSDVKNIMITLGGSDDRNLTEIIIKQLIDEEFTIHIIIGQAFIHEAALRKYESDNVILYKNPSISDVMKKSDILICGCGSTIYEGLKLGVPIIGLVLAENQVNLGKYLSKNNIIINSDINNIKKNILSLDYEKRCFFSNKGKSIIDGIGYRRVISEIMGIL